A single window of Nicotiana sylvestris chromosome 5, ASM39365v2, whole genome shotgun sequence DNA harbors:
- the LOC138868362 gene encoding uncharacterized protein gives MAQKMSDPGSFTIPCMIGSYAFEKALCDLGSSINLMPLDVYTKLGTGRARPTSMLLQLADRMIKRPTGILDDVLEQVDEEIPIILGRTFLATGRALINCETGELKMRLNDEEVIFNVQQSMRRPSEYANCSLVEAVDVIL, from the exons ATGGCTCAAAAGATGTCTGACCCAGGTAGCTTCACTATTCCATGCATGATTGGGAGTTACGCCTTTGAAAaggcattatgtgatttgggatccagcataaatttgatgcctctgGATGTATATACTAAACTGGGTACTGGTAGAGCTAGACCGACATCGATGCTGCTGCAGCTGGCTGACCGCATGATAAAAAGGCCAACTgggattcttgatgatgtgttggAGCAA GTAGATGAGGAGATACCTATCATTTTAGGTAGGACATTTTTGGCCACTGGGAGAGCACTGATCAACTGTGAGactggggaattaaaaatgagactgaacgatgaagaagtcatattcaatGTTCAACAATCTATGAGGAGACCCAGTGAATATGCTAATTGCTCTCTAGTAGAGGCAGTGGACGTGATCCTGTAA
- the LOC138868363 gene encoding uncharacterized protein, whose protein sequence is MAQKMSDPGSFTIPCMIGSYAFEKALCDLGSSINLMPLDVYTKLGTGRARPTSMLLQLADRMIKRPTGILDDVLEQVDEEIPIILGRTFLATGRALINCETGELKMRLNDEEVIFNVQQSMRRPSEYANCSLVEAVDVIL, encoded by the exons ATGGCTCAAAAGATGTCTGACCCAGGTAGCTTCACTATTCCATGCATGATTGGGAGTTACGCCTTTGAAAaggcattatgtgatttgggatccagcataaatttgatgcctctgGATGTATATACTAAACTGGGTACTGGTAGAGCTAGACCGACTTCGATGCTGCTGCAGCTGGCTGACCGCATGATAAAAAGGCCAACTgggattcttgatgatgtgttggAGCAA GTAGATGAGGAGATACCTATCATTTTAGGTAGGACATTTTTGGCCACTGGGAGAGCACTGATCAACTGTGAGactggggaattaaaaatgagactgaacgatgaagaagtcatattcaatGTTCAACAATCTATGAGGAGACCCAGTGAATATGCTAATTGCTCTCTAGTAGAGGCAGTGGACGTGATCCTGTAA
- the LOC138868364 gene encoding uncharacterized protein: protein MDGEGLAEWVMALEGQGFWKREPQFESLKLEKRATPPAKPSVEEPPKLELKTLPAHLRYVFLGPNSTLPVIISSGLLDVQVEQLLHVLQESKTSIGWTMADIKDISLAFCMHKILLEEGHKPSREHQRRLNLNMKEVVKKEVINWLDAEIIFPIYDSNWLAFDELKKRLVTAPIIVALNWEQPFELICDANDYAIGAVLGQRKGKLMHPIYYASRKLSGAQLNYTVTEKEMLAVVFAFDKFRSHLIGSKVIVYTDHAAIRYLIEKKESNPRLIRWVHLLQEFDLQIRDRKGIENQVADPLSRLEGDEKKVEVEDITETFPDEQLLAMTMEETPWYADIANYLASGIVPHELSPIQKKKFFRDCRYYYWDEPLLFKIYVDNMIRRCIPKKDQHSILQACHALPYGGHFGGIRTTAKVLESGLYWPTLFKDAHAWVKSYDECQRTGKISRRHEMLMTTIQEVEIFDM from the exons atggatggtgaagggttagctgagtgggtcatggcacttgaaggccaaggattctggaaaagggaacctcagttcgagtcccttaaattagaaaaaagggCTACACCTCCAGCAAAGCCATCAGTAGAGGAACCACCCAAGCTGGAGCTGAAGACGCTCCCAGCTCACCTCAGGTACGTTTTCTTAGGCCCCAATTCTACTTTGCCGGTTATTATATCATCTGGGTTgctagatgtgcaggtagaacaactCTTACATGTACTGCAGGAAAGCAAGACTTCCATTggctggaccatggcagacataaaggaTATCAGCCTAgccttctgtatgcacaagattctcttagaagaagggcacaaaccttcTAGAGAACATCAACGAAGGCTGAACCTGAACATGAAAGAGGTAGTAAAGAAGGAAGTGATCAACTGGTTAGATGCGGAAATCATCTTCCCCATCTATGATAGCAATTG gttggcatttgacgagctgaagaagagattggtgactgcacccatcattgttgcactcaactgggagcaaccatttgagctcATATGCGATGCAAATGACTATGccataggagcagtcttggggCAGCGAAAGGGTAAACTGATGCACCCGATTTATTATGCAAGCAGAAAGCTAAGCGGTGCACAACTCAATTACACTGTGACGgaaaaggagatgttggctgtTGTTTTTGCATTCGACAAATTCAGGTCACACTTGATTGGCTCGAAAGTTATTGTTTACACTGACCATGCAGCAATTAGGTACCTGATAGAAAAGAAGGAGTCAAATCCACGCTTGATTCGCTGGGTTCATCTGTTACAAGAATTCGATCTGCAAATACGTGACCGAAAAGGTAtagagaaccaagtagctgaccccctctcaaggttggaaggagatgaaaagaaggtagaggttgAAGATATAACAGAGACATTCCCGGATGAACAGTTACTGGCAATGACAATGGAGGAGACACCTtggtatgctgatattgctaattatttagcaagtggtATTGTACCTCATGAACTCTCCCcaatacaaaagaaaaagttctttcgtgattgtcggtattattattgggatgaacctctgttgtttaaaatatatgtagataacatgatccggCGGTGTATCCCCAAGAAAGATCAACattctattttgcaggcttgccatgctttaccatatggtggacactttggaggaattCGGACAACAGCTAAGGTGTTGGAGTCAGGCTTGTACTGGCCTACTCTATTCAAGGATGCCCATGCTTGGGTTAAAAGCTACGATGAATGCCAAAGAACTGGCAAGATATCTCGTAGACACGAGATGTTAATGAccacaattcaagaggtggagatCTTTGACATGtag